A stretch of Flavobacterium sp. N1994 DNA encodes these proteins:
- a CDS encoding VirK family protein gives MKKITFLLLLLGFSITASAQTPIHNFEELMTAFKAGKSVKALIYYGKCKLFSDGVEEPESPNAIGGMKLDTYEYFDSSVFKNKVPSFVTSSQTVLINQSFYGYVYNYVKIKVRIDNSVEITARYLKPRKFSSKFKIVMDETFKGTINDGTNDGAVSLFVE, from the coding sequence ATGAAAAAAATAACTTTTTTATTGCTGCTGCTAGGCTTTTCTATTACAGCATCAGCGCAGACTCCTATTCACAATTTTGAAGAATTGATGACTGCTTTTAAAGCGGGTAAATCAGTTAAAGCTTTAATTTACTATGGGAAATGCAAACTATTTTCTGACGGTGTGGAAGAACCGGAATCGCCTAATGCCATTGGCGGTATGAAATTGGATACATACGAATACTTTGATTCCAGTGTGTTCAAAAACAAAGTACCTTCTTTTGTAACGAGTTCCCAAACCGTATTAATCAATCAGTCCTTTTATGGTTACGTATATAACTATGTAAAAATAAAAGTGCGAATTGACAATTCAGTTGAAATTACGGCCCGTTACCTAAAACCCCGAAAGTTCTCCTCTAAGTTCAAAATTGTGATGGATGAAACTTTCAAAGGCACTATCAATGATG